The Flavobacterium sp. HJ-32-4 genome contains a region encoding:
- a CDS encoding GNAT family N-acetyltransferase translates to MTIVDYQPAYRADFERLNRAWITRFFEMEPEDYAVLSDPEVYILEKGGQIFFAEHEGTIIGTVALLPVGDGEFKLLKMAVDDRFQGMGVGKQLCAAALDEVRRRGGTRVVLFTNSTLAAALHVYRHFGFREVPAVGSVYKRADTKMEVIL, encoded by the coding sequence ATGACGATTGTAGACTACCAACCGGCCTATAGAGCCGATTTTGAGCGGCTGAACCGCGCCTGGATCACCCGCTTTTTTGAAATGGAACCCGAAGATTATGCTGTATTGTCGGATCCCGAGGTGTATATCCTTGAAAAAGGCGGACAGATTTTCTTTGCCGAGCACGAGGGCACGATCATCGGCACCGTTGCACTGTTGCCTGTCGGTGACGGTGAGTTCAAACTGCTGAAAATGGCCGTCGACGACCGCTTCCAGGGAATGGGAGTAGGGAAACAGCTCTGTGCCGCGGCCCTTGACGAAGTCCGCCGCCGGGGCGGAACCCGGGTGGTATTGTTTACCAATTCGACCCTTGCCGCTGCCCTGCACGTCTACCGCCACTTCGGCTTCAGGGAGGTGCCTGCGGTGGGAAGTGTCTACAAACGCGCTGATACCAAAATGGAAGTGATACTCTGA
- a CDS encoding DinB family protein, whose translation MKTTIAHSFELIERTPRVLHALLSGLSDDWTHRNEGANTWTVKEAIAHLIVCEETDWLPRIRVILSDGPDRTLAPIDMEAHFALAQQHSMEELLAEFQRLRTESIAEWQRFALTEADFTRSARHPRIGEVTLGELLATWVAHDLSHLAQIARILARQYKEEVGAFRAYLGIMGG comes from the coding sequence ATGAAAACCACCATCGCCCACTCCTTTGAACTCATCGAACGCACACCCCGTGTGCTGCACGCGCTCTTGTCGGGCCTGTCAGACGACTGGACCCACCGCAACGAAGGCGCCAACACCTGGACCGTGAAAGAGGCCATCGCCCACCTTATCGTATGCGAAGAAACCGACTGGCTGCCCCGTATCCGTGTGATACTGTCAGACGGGCCCGATCGTACGCTGGCACCAATCGACATGGAAGCGCACTTCGCGCTTGCGCAACAGCATTCTATGGAGGAGTTGCTGGCCGAATTCCAACGCCTGCGCACCGAAAGTATAGCCGAATGGCAGCGGTTTGCCCTCACCGAAGCCGACTTCACCCGTTCGGCCCGCCATCCGCGCATCGGCGAGGTCACCCTCGGGGAACTCCTCGCCACCTGGGTCGCCCATGACCTCAGCCATCTGGCCCAGATCGCCCGCATCCTGGCGCGGCAATACAAGGAGGAAGTGGGCGCGTTTCGGGCGTATTTGGGGATAATGGGGGGGTAG